The Falco cherrug isolate bFalChe1 chromosome 15, bFalChe1.pri, whole genome shotgun sequence genome includes a region encoding these proteins:
- the ZBTB33 gene encoding transcriptional regulator Kaiso isoform X2, translated as MEGKNLISATDAQYSSVLLQSLNEQRGHGLFCDVTVIVEDRKFRAHRNILSASSTYFHHLFSEAGQVVELSFVRAEIFSEILNYIYSSKIISIRSDLLDELIKSGQQLGIKFIADLGVPPSEGKDMPSEVKGGASEASTSSPGQKDAQTQVPVIRPESQEVMDGMPVITQSFSLRGIEYETTKITVSDSDDEDDDVIFCSEIVPPKECTKDTNAATQNQPCPSLAGVSDQKSCGSGGSPHLTSITAAQKLTSCASQLSPTQMQSSTASLVSAAPQHLTPSIIVLNKPLLNSSLSASSSHQTHVTPTINLVEENQQPSNNGSLTEVETTAVDDEEVVEDDVAIISSSSPDSVSSSNLVQQPSTPKAATTEGSGVQKKQVVTCSQEPSSKPGEFKIKISDVLTGNNKELGSGIASKPAVEGQKIITLDTATEIEGLSTGCKVYANIGEDTYDIVIPVKGDSEEGEAKPDEKPRTSGGDSPNRKRMKVKHDDHYELIVDGRVYYICIVCKRSYACLTSLRRHFNVHSWEKKYPCRYCDKVFPLAEYRTKHEIHHTGERRYQCLACGKSFINYQITASHIRSVHSQDPSGDTKLYRLHPCRSLQIRQYAYIANHSSSIPVINEGGIVYRVGTGKDGTEGTTSNTPAKQITWDDIFIPQGNEAIFKQNPSEGSTEFEFVIPESY; from the coding sequence ATGGAGGGGAAAAACCTGATTTCTGCAACAGACGCACAATATTCTAGCGTGCTCCTTCAGTCTTTGAACGAACAACGTGGCCACGGACTTTTTTGTGATGTTACTGTCATCGTGGAGGACCGCAAATTTCGAGCTCACAGAAACATCCTCTCAGCCTCCAGCACTTACTTTCACCACCTTTTCTCAGAGGCTGGGCAGGTGGTTGAACTGAGCTTTGTAAGAGCAGaaattttttcagaaattcttaaCTATATTTATAGTTCCAAAATAATCAGCATTCGATCAGATTTACTTGATGAACTCATTAAATCAGGGCAACAGCTTGGTATTAAATTCATAGCTGATCTGGGTGTACCTCCATCTGAAGGAAAAGACATGCCAAGCGAGGTCAAAGGTGGTGCTTCCGAAGCTTCAACTTCCAGTCCTGGTCAAAAGGACGCTCAAACACAAGTACCAGTAATAAGGCCAGAGAGTCAAGAGGTAATGGATGGGATGCCGGTTATAACACAGTCATTCTCCTTACGTGGCATAGAATATGAGACTACAAAAATTACGGTGAGCGATTCAGATGATGAGGATGATGATGTAATTTTTTGCTCTGAGATTGTTCCCCCAAAAGAATGTACTAAAGATACAAATGCTGCAACCCAGAACCAGCCTTGCCCAAGTCTGGCTGGAGTTTCTGACCAAAAATCGTGTGGCAGCGGTGGCTCTCCCCATTTGACAAGCATCACAGCAGCTCAAAAACTCACTTCTTGTGCCAGTCAGCTTAGCCCAACCCAAATGCAATCGAGCACCGCATCGCTTGTCTCTGCGGCACCGCAGCATTTGACTCCTAGTATCATTGTGCTAAATAAGCCTCTGCTTAACTCATCACTCAGTGCCAGCTCCTCGCATCAAACACATGTGACCCCTACAATTAATTTAGTTGAGGAGAACCAGCAGCCATCTAATAATGGCTCCTTAACTGAAGTGGAAACAACTGCTGTTGATGATGAAGAGGTTGTTGAAGATGATGTCGCCATCATTAGCTCCTCTAGTCCTGATTCAGTGAGCAGTAGCAATTTGGTTCAGCAACCTTCTACACCCAAGGCAGCAACCACAGAAGGATCAGGTGTACAGAAAAAGCAGGTTGTAACATGTTCACAAGAGCCATCTTCTAAACCTggagaatttaaaataaaaatctcagatGTCCTTACCGGAAACAACAAGGAGTTGGGTTCAGGTATAGCATCAAAGCCAGCGGTGGAAGGGCAGAAAATCATAACATTAGATACAGCAACTGAAATCGAAGGCTTATCCACAGGCTGTAAGGTTTATGCAAATATCGGTGAGGATACGTACGACATAGTCATTCCTGTGAAGGGTGATTCTGAGGAAGGTGAAGCCAAGCCTGATGAAAAGCCCAGAACATCTGGTGGTGATTCTCCAAACAGGAAGCGCATGAAAGTAAAGCACGATGACCATTACGAGCTCATAGTGGATGGAAGAGTCTACTACATTTGTATTGTGTGTAAGAGATCGTATGCCTGTCTGACGAGTTTACGGAGACATTTTAACGTTCACTCCTGGGAGAAGAAGTATCCATGTCGATACTGTGACAAAGTGTTTCCTCTTGCAGAATACCGTACAAAGCATGAGATTCACCACACCGGTGAGCGAAGGTATCAGTGCTTGGCATGTGGGAAATCGTTCATCAACTACCAAATTACGGCCTCCCACATAAGATCAGTTCATAGCCAAGACCCTTCTGGAGACACCAAGCTTTATCGATTGCATCCTTGCAGGTCTTTGCAGATCAGACAGTATGCGTACATTGCTAATCACTCAAGCAGTATACCGGTAATAAACGAGGGTGGAATTGTTTATCGTGTTGGCACAGGGAAGGATGGTACTGAAGGAACAACATCTAACACTCCAGCCAAACAAATTACCTGGGATGACATTTTCATTCCACAGGGAAATGaagcaatttttaaacaaaatccaTCAGAGGGAAGTACTGAATTTGAGTTTGTAATACCGGAATCCtactga
- the ZBTB33 gene encoding transcriptional regulator Kaiso isoform X1 has product MDVRTAAAPGMEGKNLISATDAQYSSVLLQSLNEQRGHGLFCDVTVIVEDRKFRAHRNILSASSTYFHHLFSEAGQVVELSFVRAEIFSEILNYIYSSKIISIRSDLLDELIKSGQQLGIKFIADLGVPPSEGKDMPSEVKGGASEASTSSPGQKDAQTQVPVIRPESQEVMDGMPVITQSFSLRGIEYETTKITVSDSDDEDDDVIFCSEIVPPKECTKDTNAATQNQPCPSLAGVSDQKSCGSGGSPHLTSITAAQKLTSCASQLSPTQMQSSTASLVSAAPQHLTPSIIVLNKPLLNSSLSASSSHQTHVTPTINLVEENQQPSNNGSLTEVETTAVDDEEVVEDDVAIISSSSPDSVSSSNLVQQPSTPKAATTEGSGVQKKQVVTCSQEPSSKPGEFKIKISDVLTGNNKELGSGIASKPAVEGQKIITLDTATEIEGLSTGCKVYANIGEDTYDIVIPVKGDSEEGEAKPDEKPRTSGGDSPNRKRMKVKHDDHYELIVDGRVYYICIVCKRSYACLTSLRRHFNVHSWEKKYPCRYCDKVFPLAEYRTKHEIHHTGERRYQCLACGKSFINYQITASHIRSVHSQDPSGDTKLYRLHPCRSLQIRQYAYIANHSSSIPVINEGGIVYRVGTGKDGTEGTTSNTPAKQITWDDIFIPQGNEAIFKQNPSEGSTEFEFVIPESY; this is encoded by the exons ATGGACGTGCGGACAGCGGCGGCGCCAG GAATGGAGGGGAAAAACCTGATTTCTGCAACAGACGCACAATATTCTAGCGTGCTCCTTCAGTCTTTGAACGAACAACGTGGCCACGGACTTTTTTGTGATGTTACTGTCATCGTGGAGGACCGCAAATTTCGAGCTCACAGAAACATCCTCTCAGCCTCCAGCACTTACTTTCACCACCTTTTCTCAGAGGCTGGGCAGGTGGTTGAACTGAGCTTTGTAAGAGCAGaaattttttcagaaattcttaaCTATATTTATAGTTCCAAAATAATCAGCATTCGATCAGATTTACTTGATGAACTCATTAAATCAGGGCAACAGCTTGGTATTAAATTCATAGCTGATCTGGGTGTACCTCCATCTGAAGGAAAAGACATGCCAAGCGAGGTCAAAGGTGGTGCTTCCGAAGCTTCAACTTCCAGTCCTGGTCAAAAGGACGCTCAAACACAAGTACCAGTAATAAGGCCAGAGAGTCAAGAGGTAATGGATGGGATGCCGGTTATAACACAGTCATTCTCCTTACGTGGCATAGAATATGAGACTACAAAAATTACGGTGAGCGATTCAGATGATGAGGATGATGATGTAATTTTTTGCTCTGAGATTGTTCCCCCAAAAGAATGTACTAAAGATACAAATGCTGCAACCCAGAACCAGCCTTGCCCAAGTCTGGCTGGAGTTTCTGACCAAAAATCGTGTGGCAGCGGTGGCTCTCCCCATTTGACAAGCATCACAGCAGCTCAAAAACTCACTTCTTGTGCCAGTCAGCTTAGCCCAACCCAAATGCAATCGAGCACCGCATCGCTTGTCTCTGCGGCACCGCAGCATTTGACTCCTAGTATCATTGTGCTAAATAAGCCTCTGCTTAACTCATCACTCAGTGCCAGCTCCTCGCATCAAACACATGTGACCCCTACAATTAATTTAGTTGAGGAGAACCAGCAGCCATCTAATAATGGCTCCTTAACTGAAGTGGAAACAACTGCTGTTGATGATGAAGAGGTTGTTGAAGATGATGTCGCCATCATTAGCTCCTCTAGTCCTGATTCAGTGAGCAGTAGCAATTTGGTTCAGCAACCTTCTACACCCAAGGCAGCAACCACAGAAGGATCAGGTGTACAGAAAAAGCAGGTTGTAACATGTTCACAAGAGCCATCTTCTAAACCTggagaatttaaaataaaaatctcagatGTCCTTACCGGAAACAACAAGGAGTTGGGTTCAGGTATAGCATCAAAGCCAGCGGTGGAAGGGCAGAAAATCATAACATTAGATACAGCAACTGAAATCGAAGGCTTATCCACAGGCTGTAAGGTTTATGCAAATATCGGTGAGGATACGTACGACATAGTCATTCCTGTGAAGGGTGATTCTGAGGAAGGTGAAGCCAAGCCTGATGAAAAGCCCAGAACATCTGGTGGTGATTCTCCAAACAGGAAGCGCATGAAAGTAAAGCACGATGACCATTACGAGCTCATAGTGGATGGAAGAGTCTACTACATTTGTATTGTGTGTAAGAGATCGTATGCCTGTCTGACGAGTTTACGGAGACATTTTAACGTTCACTCCTGGGAGAAGAAGTATCCATGTCGATACTGTGACAAAGTGTTTCCTCTTGCAGAATACCGTACAAAGCATGAGATTCACCACACCGGTGAGCGAAGGTATCAGTGCTTGGCATGTGGGAAATCGTTCATCAACTACCAAATTACGGCCTCCCACATAAGATCAGTTCATAGCCAAGACCCTTCTGGAGACACCAAGCTTTATCGATTGCATCCTTGCAGGTCTTTGCAGATCAGACAGTATGCGTACATTGCTAATCACTCAAGCAGTATACCGGTAATAAACGAGGGTGGAATTGTTTATCGTGTTGGCACAGGGAAGGATGGTACTGAAGGAACAACATCTAACACTCCAGCCAAACAAATTACCTGGGATGACATTTTCATTCCACAGGGAAATGaagcaatttttaaacaaaatccaTCAGAGGGAAGTACTGAATTTGAGTTTGTAATACCGGAATCCtactga